The following are encoded in a window of Telmatobacter sp. DSM 110680 genomic DNA:
- the queD gene encoding 6-carboxytetrahydropterin synthase QueD has product MYEVTVEAGFSSGHYLRNYRGKCENPHGHNYKVRVTLHGKELDEAGLLLDFKLLKQVMRPVVDRIDHQMLNDLEPFTELNPSAENIAKYFYDQTNEQLAEMTKGRVRVKDCTIWETDTTTATYFE; this is encoded by the coding sequence ATGTATGAAGTCACCGTGGAGGCCGGTTTTTCCTCCGGACACTATCTTCGCAACTATCGCGGCAAGTGCGAAAACCCGCACGGGCACAACTACAAGGTGCGCGTCACGCTCCACGGCAAAGAACTTGATGAGGCTGGCCTGCTGCTCGACTTCAAACTGCTCAAGCAGGTCATGCGCCCCGTCGTCGACCGCATCGACCACCAGATGCTTAACGATCTCGAACCGTTTACCGAACTCAATCCTTCAGCCGAAAACATCGCCAAATATTTCTACGACCAGACCAACGAACAGCTAGCCGAGATGACCAAGGGCCGCGTCCGCGTAAAAGACTGCACCATCTGGGAGACCGACACCACAACGGCCACTTACTTCGAGTAA
- the der gene encoding ribosome biogenesis GTPase Der produces the protein MPTYRRSVIPTRPGAEALPLVAIVGRPNVGKSTLFNRLTKSRRSIVGDEPGITRDRIYGECEWMGRRFRIVDTGGIVPDDPELIPTEIYNQAKVALKEAQALVMVVDARTELASPDYDLVRLLGRSKKPVFLAVNKIEGEAMAYAAENFRQLGIKNVYAISAEHGLGIGDLLDAIAEAIPATEAEIAEEAAEDAEVSEGGPLEPGAEDEEHDKLIRTHGEFEQRETAVAIIGRPNVGKSTLLNALTGTSRAIVSPIAGTTRDAVDEAIEFEGDTLRFVDTAGIRRKGKTHLMAEKMSVVMARRHLEAADVALLVIDATEGVTGADATIGGYAHESGRSVIIIVNKWDAVTTGRTDGKPPADRAIWEEQLRRALKYLDYAPVIFLSALEGSGMPRVLKEVKAVAAERRKRVTTGQMNRFLEKIDFQRAPVPMAKRIRIYYMTQAAVAPPTFVLFTDRDIKLHFAFERFLENQIRESFGFKGTPIWFKVKGRNAGDKG, from the coding sequence TTGCCTACGTATCGCAGATCGGTAATTCCCACGCGGCCCGGAGCCGAAGCGCTTCCGCTGGTGGCCATTGTGGGGCGGCCCAACGTGGGCAAGTCCACCCTATTCAACCGGTTGACGAAGAGCCGGCGCTCGATTGTGGGCGACGAGCCGGGCATCACGCGGGATCGCATCTACGGCGAATGCGAGTGGATGGGGCGGCGGTTTCGGATCGTGGACACGGGCGGCATCGTTCCGGACGATCCCGAGCTGATTCCCACGGAGATCTATAACCAGGCGAAGGTGGCGCTGAAAGAAGCGCAGGCGCTGGTGATGGTGGTGGACGCGCGCACCGAGCTGGCCAGTCCCGACTACGACCTGGTGCGGCTGCTGGGGCGCAGCAAGAAGCCTGTGTTCCTGGCGGTGAACAAGATCGAGGGCGAGGCTATGGCTTACGCCGCGGAGAATTTCCGCCAGCTCGGCATCAAGAACGTGTACGCGATCAGCGCGGAGCATGGGCTGGGCATTGGTGATCTGCTAGATGCTATCGCAGAGGCGATTCCTGCCACGGAGGCGGAGATCGCGGAGGAAGCTGCCGAGGACGCCGAGGTTTCAGAAGGCGGCCCGCTCGAGCCAGGTGCGGAAGATGAAGAACATGACAAGTTAATTCGTACCCACGGTGAATTTGAACAGCGCGAGACGGCGGTGGCGATTATTGGGCGGCCCAACGTGGGCAAGTCGACACTGTTGAACGCGCTGACGGGAACATCGCGGGCGATTGTGTCGCCCATTGCAGGCACGACACGTGATGCGGTGGACGAGGCAATTGAGTTTGAAGGCGACACGCTACGTTTTGTAGATACGGCGGGAATCCGGCGCAAGGGCAAGACGCACCTGATGGCCGAAAAGATGAGCGTGGTGATGGCGCGTCGGCATCTCGAAGCGGCTGACGTTGCGCTGCTGGTGATTGACGCGACAGAAGGCGTAACGGGCGCGGACGCGACGATCGGCGGCTATGCTCACGAGAGCGGGCGCAGCGTCATCATCATCGTGAACAAGTGGGATGCGGTGACGACGGGCCGCACCGACGGAAAGCCTCCCGCGGATCGTGCGATTTGGGAAGAACAGTTGCGGCGTGCGCTGAAATATCTGGACTATGCGCCGGTGATTTTTCTTTCGGCTCTTGAAGGATCGGGAATGCCGCGCGTTCTAAAGGAAGTGAAGGCCGTTGCGGCGGAACGGCGGAAGCGAGTCACCACGGGACAGATGAATCGGTTCCTCGAGAAGATCGATTTCCAGCGGGCACCGGTGCCGATGGCCAAGCGCATTCGGATCTACTACATGACGCAGGCTGCGGTGGCGCCGCCAACGTTTGTGCTGTTCACCGACCGCGACATCAAGTTGCACTTTGCCTTCGAGCGCTTTCTTGAGAATCAGATCCGCGAATCTTTCGGGTTCAAAGGCACGCCAATCTGGTTCAAGGTCAAGGGCCGGAACGCGGGAGACAAGGGCTAG
- a CDS encoding tyrosine-type recombinase/integrase has translation MYTLLCSDLAIRSGTAALIAPQHYNRQARTLHFTTKGGAALTLPVTDQVRRMIESCDLESSKPFVAQLWTSQGHGRKPGDNTRWPLIMRRAFTRLRKRLNFNRRIIPHDLRRTSAVAMLEATGDLRDVQAFLGHLSLHSTVIYLDHDLRPVKRHTLELIKRPRVEESEEYTA, from the coding sequence ATGTACACGCTGCTCTGCAGCGACCTCGCCATCCGTAGCGGAACCGCTGCCCTCATCGCGCCGCAACACTACAACCGCCAGGCGCGCACACTTCACTTCACCACCAAAGGCGGAGCGGCCCTCACGCTCCCGGTCACTGACCAGGTGCGCCGCATGATCGAGTCATGCGACCTCGAAAGCAGCAAGCCCTTCGTCGCGCAACTTTGGACCAGCCAAGGTCACGGACGCAAACCCGGCGACAACACCCGGTGGCCTCTCATTATGCGCCGCGCGTTCACTCGACTCCGCAAGCGCCTCAACTTCAATCGCCGCATCATCCCACACGATCTGCGCCGCACCTCCGCCGTCGCCATGCTCGAAGCCACCGGCGACCTCCGCGACGTGCAAGCGTTTCTCGGCCACCTGTCGTTGCACTCCACCGTGATCTATCTCGACCACGACCTCCGCCCCGTCAAGCGCCACACACTCGAACTCATCAAGCGCCCGCGCGTTGAAGAAAGTGAAGA
- the pncA gene encoding bifunctional nicotinamidase/pyrazinamidase → MKMTSHDVLLVIDVQNDFCPGGALAVADGDAVIEPIHRAAQQFQHIILTQDWHTPDHNSFASAHPGKDPFEQIELSYGPQTLWPDHCIQGTRGADFHPALQLTRAELILRKGFRRTIDSYSAFFENDRTTGTGLAGYLRERGLNRVFLAGLAYDYCVGYSALDARRLGLPAIILRDACRAIDLNGSVAEIEREFATAGVELMNTVDLSA, encoded by the coding sequence ATGAAAATGACCTCACACGACGTCCTCCTCGTCATCGACGTGCAAAACGACTTCTGCCCTGGCGGCGCACTAGCCGTTGCCGACGGCGATGCCGTCATCGAACCCATCCATCGCGCCGCGCAACAATTCCAGCACATCATCCTCACCCAGGACTGGCACACCCCCGACCACAATTCCTTCGCCTCTGCGCATCCCGGCAAAGATCCCTTCGAGCAGATCGAACTCTCCTACGGCCCGCAAACTCTATGGCCCGATCACTGCATCCAGGGCACCCGCGGAGCCGACTTCCACCCCGCACTCCAGCTCACCCGCGCCGAGCTGATTCTTCGCAAAGGCTTCCGCCGCACCATCGACTCCTACTCCGCTTTTTTCGAGAATGACCGCACCACCGGAACCGGTCTCGCTGGCTACCTCCGCGAACGTGGACTTAACCGCGTCTTCCTCGCCGGCCTTGCCTACGACTACTGCGTTGGCTACTCGGCCCTCGATGCCCGCCGCCTTGGTTTACCCGCCATCATTCTTCGTGACGCCTGCCGCGCCATCGACCTCAACGGCTCCGTCGCAGAAATCGAGCGCGAATTCGCAACTGCCGGTGTTGAGCTGATGAACACCGTCGACCTCTCCGCCTGA
- a CDS encoding ATP-dependent DNA helicase — MASSQTSTRTLPTLHEFFSPGGILSKSPLPYEYRPGQLEMAKSVERALAERRHLIVEAGTGTGKTLAYLLPALRTGQRVIVSTGTKALQDQLFFRDVPFLESLLGNLQVCYMKGRANYLCRHKLVALRDQPILSGLEEIDQYRQIAEWEKTTETGDRSELSELPESSALWHKLDARSDACLGTTCPDYRRCFITEMRRRALESDIIIVNHHLFFADLAVKQQASGAPDAGILPEAAAVIFDEAHELEDVASSYFGLSVSNIRFEELARDTDVLLRAKPGAERMPAATQQLRDRARMFFANLPSNGDGRQPFDNREEFLETSGDLYLSLRTTLRLLESEMDLLTDIDEAPGLRKRVARLRSELEFLLESNSSNMVYWLERRVQGGASNDRATSSGRGGFKSQSRHTFLQATPIDVSELLHELVFETIPTAILTSATLTVQGGFEHIRKRLGMTDARELVVPSHFRYGEQALLYLPPNMPDPRDSDFPEAAAICIRRVLELSKGRAFCLFTSYAQMRDLYERLLPVLDFPILLHGTAPRKALLEQFRTTPNAVLFGTSSFWQGVDVQGEALSCVIIDRLPFAVPNDPVVQARMKAIEEAGGKPFFDYQVPSAVLTLKQGFGRLIRSLEDRGVLVLLDPRITRQRYGQTFLTSLPPYRMTATITDVETFFSS; from the coding sequence ATGGCCTCCTCCCAAACTTCAACCCGCACCCTGCCCACGCTCCACGAGTTCTTTTCGCCCGGCGGCATTCTTTCCAAATCTCCGCTCCCCTACGAGTACCGTCCGGGCCAGTTGGAGATGGCGAAATCCGTCGAGCGCGCCCTCGCCGAGCGGCGACACCTGATCGTCGAAGCCGGCACCGGCACCGGTAAGACACTCGCCTACCTGTTGCCCGCCCTTCGCACCGGCCAGCGCGTCATCGTCTCCACCGGAACCAAGGCCCTGCAGGACCAGCTCTTCTTCCGCGACGTGCCTTTTCTCGAATCGCTGCTGGGGAATCTGCAGGTCTGTTACATGAAGGGCCGCGCCAACTACCTCTGCCGCCACAAGCTCGTCGCCCTGCGCGATCAGCCAATCTTGTCAGGATTGGAAGAGATCGACCAATACCGCCAGATCGCCGAGTGGGAGAAGACCACCGAAACCGGCGACCGCTCCGAGCTTTCTGAACTTCCCGAGTCGAGCGCCCTCTGGCACAAGCTCGACGCGCGCAGCGATGCGTGCCTCGGCACTACGTGTCCCGACTACCGCCGCTGCTTCATCACCGAGATGCGCCGCCGCGCCCTCGAGTCCGACATCATCATCGTCAATCACCACCTCTTCTTCGCCGACCTCGCCGTCAAGCAGCAGGCCTCAGGAGCACCGGACGCCGGTATCCTGCCCGAGGCTGCCGCAGTCATCTTCGATGAAGCTCATGAACTCGAAGACGTCGCCTCCAGCTACTTCGGGCTTTCCGTGAGCAACATCCGCTTTGAAGAACTGGCCCGCGACACTGACGTGCTGCTTCGAGCCAAGCCCGGCGCCGAGAGAATGCCTGCCGCAACCCAGCAGTTGCGCGACCGCGCACGCATGTTCTTTGCGAACCTGCCATCCAACGGGGACGGTCGTCAGCCCTTCGACAATCGCGAAGAGTTCCTGGAAACCTCCGGCGACCTCTATCTATCCCTGCGCACGACCCTACGCCTGCTTGAATCGGAGATGGACCTGCTCACCGACATCGACGAGGCTCCAGGGCTGCGCAAACGCGTCGCGCGCCTTCGCAGCGAACTCGAATTCCTCCTCGAATCAAACTCCAGCAACATGGTCTACTGGCTCGAACGCCGCGTCCAAGGCGGCGCAAGTAACGATCGGGCCACATCGTCCGGCCGAGGCGGGTTCAAATCGCAATCGCGCCACACCTTCCTGCAGGCCACGCCCATCGACGTCTCCGAATTGCTGCACGAACTGGTTTTCGAAACCATCCCGACCGCGATCCTTACCTCCGCAACCCTCACCGTGCAGGGAGGCTTCGAACACATCCGCAAGCGCCTTGGCATGACCGACGCCCGCGAACTCGTCGTGCCCTCGCACTTCCGCTATGGCGAACAGGCCCTGCTCTATCTCCCGCCCAATATGCCCGATCCGCGCGACTCCGATTTCCCCGAGGCCGCTGCCATATGCATCCGTCGAGTATTGGAGCTGTCGAAAGGACGCGCCTTCTGCCTCTTCACCAGCTACGCCCAGATGCGCGATCTCTATGAGCGCCTGCTCCCCGTGCTCGACTTCCCGATCCTGCTACACGGCACCGCGCCCCGCAAAGCGCTACTAGAACAGTTCCGCACCACACCCAATGCCGTCCTCTTCGGCACTTCAAGCTTCTGGCAGGGAGTCGACGTGCAGGGCGAAGCCTTGAGCTGTGTCATCATCGATCGCCTGCCCTTCGCAGTCCCCAACGATCCCGTAGTGCAAGCCCGCATGAAAGCCATTGAAGAAGCCGGCGGCAAGCCCTTCTTCGACTACCAGGTCCCGTCCGCAGTTCTAACGCTGAAGCAAGGCTTCGGCCGCCTTATCCGCTCGCTAGAAGATCGCGGTGTGCTCGTTCTCCTTGATCCGCGGATCACCCGGCAGAGATACGGCCAGACCTTTTTGACCAGCCTCCCTCCCTATCGAATGACAGCGACGATCACGGACGTGGAGACGTTCTTCAGCAGTTGA
- a CDS encoding amino acid permease produces the protein MEADPQTKRQMGVWAATAVVTGEAISLGIFLTPAAMARSLGSPALLAAVWCGMAVITLAGALCFTELAVRNPQDGGEYVYLRRGFGRHVAFLYGWMAAVVMYPGVAAALSVGTVPYILALVPLPISVAKALPPLILLTLGAINYFGTRLSSGLMTALNWLKVPVLAALVGWAFVSGHATMANVAPLMARRPGSDPLIDGIAGATISAFFCFGGWWEAGKIAGEVRNPSRNLAVAFSGGVLIVTAIYLLLSFAFVAVVPMQQIQSNTAFVALFGQALFGSSGAGILSMCVVLCVLGGLMVLSMAVPRVTYALARGEAGTSSTGALAAFARLHPRFGSPANAVLLQTGMSLLVLMLGAFDRILAFIIFSAVVFLALTAGTLFRTIKPVRRWWYPLAPIVFIAGSGILAIMLLMHSPGSALLGAAVVLCGLPVRWLLTRNTEIPSAVATDSISP, from the coding sequence ATGGAGGCCGATCCCCAAACCAAGCGACAGATGGGCGTGTGGGCGGCCACGGCGGTCGTCACCGGCGAAGCTATCTCCCTTGGCATTTTCCTCACTCCGGCAGCAATGGCGCGCTCGCTTGGCTCACCTGCACTGCTCGCTGCCGTGTGGTGCGGCATGGCCGTCATTACGCTAGCTGGAGCACTCTGCTTCACCGAGCTTGCCGTCCGGAATCCCCAGGATGGCGGCGAATACGTCTATCTCCGTCGAGGCTTTGGCCGCCACGTCGCCTTCCTTTATGGTTGGATGGCAGCTGTCGTCATGTATCCCGGTGTCGCCGCTGCGCTTTCAGTTGGCACAGTGCCCTATATACTGGCCCTCGTCCCATTACCCATTTCGGTCGCAAAAGCCCTCCCCCCACTCATCCTGCTCACTCTCGGTGCGATCAACTACTTCGGCACTCGATTGAGCAGCGGCCTAATGACCGCCCTCAACTGGCTCAAGGTTCCAGTACTCGCTGCCCTAGTCGGATGGGCCTTCGTCTCCGGCCACGCCACCATGGCCAATGTTGCGCCTCTCATGGCGCGCCGCCCCGGCTCCGATCCCCTGATCGATGGCATCGCCGGAGCAACTATCAGCGCCTTCTTCTGCTTCGGAGGCTGGTGGGAGGCTGGAAAAATCGCTGGAGAAGTTCGAAATCCGTCGCGCAACCTCGCAGTTGCCTTTTCTGGGGGCGTGCTGATTGTAACGGCGATTTACCTTCTGCTCAGCTTCGCATTCGTTGCGGTCGTTCCCATGCAGCAGATCCAGTCCAACACGGCATTCGTCGCACTGTTCGGACAAGCTCTTTTTGGTTCTTCGGGAGCGGGCATCCTGTCGATGTGCGTTGTGCTCTGCGTCCTTGGAGGCCTCATGGTGCTCAGCATGGCTGTGCCGCGTGTGACCTATGCGCTCGCGCGGGGAGAGGCCGGCACCTCATCCACAGGCGCTCTGGCCGCATTTGCCCGGCTGCATCCGCGCTTTGGATCGCCCGCCAATGCGGTCTTGCTGCAGACGGGAATGTCGTTGCTGGTTCTCATGCTCGGCGCCTTTGATCGCATCCTCGCCTTTATCATTTTTTCCGCTGTTGTATTTCTCGCGCTCACGGCAGGAACGCTATTTCGCACCATTAAGCCCGTGCGCAGGTGGTGGTACCCACTGGCTCCCATCGTCTTTATTGCCGGCAGCGGAATTCTCGCCATCATGTTGTTGATGCATAGCCCCGGCTCCGCACTTCTCGGCGCAGCTGTCGTCCTGTGCGGACTACCCGTCCGATGGCTGCTCACCCGGAATACCGAAATCCCATCCGCAGTCGCCACCGATTCCATCTCGCCGTAA
- a CDS encoding GIY-YIG nuclease family protein, with translation MLRMPSKGYFTYIVASRSHTLYIGVTSDLRKRVFQHKWKEHDGFTARYNCDRLVWFEVYEDIFRAIRREKELKGWKRARKIALIEMANVTWEDLSHNWYEYEPADYRRASDRMNT, from the coding sequence ATGCTGCGCATGCCCAGCAAAGGCTATTTTACTTACATCGTCGCCAGCCGCAGTCACACGCTTTACATCGGGGTGACCAGCGATCTGCGGAAACGGGTCTTTCAGCACAAATGGAAGGAGCACGATGGCTTTACCGCACGATATAACTGCGATCGTCTCGTATGGTTTGAAGTTTATGAGGACATTTTTAGAGCAATCAGGCGGGAAAAAGAGCTCAAGGGATGGAAGCGAGCACGAAAAATTGCTCTGATTGAAATGGCAAATGTGACTTGGGAAGACCTGAGCCACAACTGGTACGAATATGAGCCTGCTGATTATCGTCGGGCGTCCGATCGAATGAACACCTGA
- the rlmB gene encoding 23S rRNA (guanosine(2251)-2'-O)-methyltransferase RlmB → MDVLYGVHPVAEALKAGRRRFDHVMVAAERHDDRLARLVADCKQAGVRVRQEPREHLTHLAGTAAHQGVVALVRPQEALAIEDLFTAPDPSQPRLLLALDGVEDPQNLGALLRVADGAGVDGVVLTERRAAPLSPVAVKASAGASEHLRIARVVNLVRALQELKGQNIWVIGLDERGTSDYDQFDFSGDCVLVLGREGAGLHDLVRRTCDHLLRIPMAGGVSSLNVSTAGAVVLYEAARQRRAAARQPSNARHGAAPESKKKQKGLGS, encoded by the coding sequence ATGGATGTTCTCTACGGCGTGCACCCGGTGGCAGAAGCTCTCAAGGCAGGCCGACGGCGCTTCGATCACGTCATGGTAGCCGCCGAGCGCCACGACGACCGCCTCGCGCGCCTAGTCGCAGACTGCAAGCAAGCCGGCGTCCGCGTACGCCAGGAACCTCGCGAACACCTTACCCATCTCGCTGGCACAGCCGCACATCAAGGCGTAGTCGCTCTTGTCCGTCCGCAGGAAGCGCTGGCGATTGAAGACCTCTTTACCGCTCCCGATCCTTCGCAGCCGCGCCTGCTCCTCGCCCTTGACGGAGTGGAAGATCCACAGAATCTCGGCGCCCTTCTGCGCGTTGCTGATGGCGCCGGCGTTGACGGCGTAGTGCTCACCGAACGCCGTGCCGCACCCCTCAGCCCTGTCGCCGTAAAAGCCAGCGCCGGAGCCTCCGAACACCTCCGCATCGCGCGGGTCGTGAACCTCGTCCGGGCTTTGCAAGAGTTGAAAGGACAGAACATCTGGGTCATCGGCCTCGACGAACGCGGCACATCCGACTACGACCAATTCGACTTCAGCGGCGACTGCGTTCTCGTCCTCGGCAGGGAAGGCGCCGGCCTCCACGATCTCGTCCGCCGCACCTGCGACCACCTGCTGCGCATCCCCATGGCCGGTGGCGTCAGCTCCCTCAACGTCTCGACGGCCGGAGCGGTAGTTCTCTACGAAGCCGCCCGTCAGCGCCGCGCTGCAGCGCGCCAGCCCTCCAATGCTCGCCATGGCGCTGCTCCCGAGTCCAAGAAGAAACAGAAAGGCTTAGGTTCATGA
- a CDS encoding DNA-3-methyladenine glycosylase I, which yields MVERHRCKWAESDPLLRAYHDEEWGVPEFDSRALWELLMLEGFQAGLAWIIVLRKRDAFRKAFRGFDPAKVARFKEADIARLMENTGIIRARAKIEATIQGARIFLEMKDAGIDFSTWAWELAGGKPIQNSGPLPAQSALSVTISKELKRWGFKFVGPVIVYAWMQAAGMVNDHAADCFRRSVCAKLGKKRS from the coding sequence ATGGTAGAAAGACATCGGTGTAAATGGGCCGAGAGCGATCCTCTGCTGCGCGCTTACCACGATGAGGAGTGGGGCGTGCCGGAGTTCGACAGTCGCGCGCTTTGGGAACTCTTGATGCTCGAGGGGTTCCAGGCTGGTTTGGCATGGATCATTGTGCTGCGAAAACGGGATGCGTTCCGAAAAGCCTTCCGCGGGTTCGACCCGGCGAAAGTGGCTAGATTCAAAGAAGCCGATATTGCGCGCTTGATGGAGAACACCGGCATTATCCGCGCACGCGCGAAGATTGAGGCCACGATCCAGGGAGCTCGCATCTTTCTTGAGATGAAGGATGCCGGAATTGATTTCTCGACGTGGGCCTGGGAACTTGCTGGCGGGAAGCCTATTCAGAATTCAGGACCGTTGCCCGCGCAGTCGGCGCTGTCGGTCACCATTTCGAAAGAGCTGAAACGGTGGGGGTTCAAGTTTGTGGGGCCGGTGATTGTGTATGCGTGGATGCAGGCGGCAGGGATGGTGAATGACCATGCGGCGGACTGCTTTAGAAGAAGCGTGTGCGCGAAGCTCGGCAAGAAGCGAAGCTGA
- a CDS encoding peroxidase-related enzyme (This protein belongs to a clade of uncharacterized proteins related to peroxidases such as the alkylhydroperoxidase AhpD.) — protein sequence MPHINLPEGLPGISAGFAFRPETAKPMRELADILLHQPNSLAPGERELIATYVSSRNCTTFCALSHGAAATNHYGDAGIVEKVKSNFLEAPISAKLKALLIIAGKVQQDGKLVSESDVQAARTLGATDLEIHDTVLIAAAFSMYNRYVDGLATVQPTDPGMYEQMGKHLAEEGYTKPSIRQPVDA from the coding sequence ATGCCCCACATCAATTTGCCCGAAGGCCTGCCCGGCATCAGCGCTGGTTTTGCATTCCGTCCCGAAACTGCAAAGCCCATGCGCGAACTCGCCGACATTCTGCTCCATCAGCCCAACTCGCTCGCCCCGGGAGAGCGTGAACTGATCGCGACCTATGTATCTTCCCGCAACTGCACCACGTTCTGCGCCTTGAGCCACGGAGCAGCCGCGACAAATCATTACGGCGATGCCGGAATTGTGGAGAAGGTAAAGTCGAACTTTCTTGAAGCGCCCATCAGCGCCAAGCTCAAAGCTCTCCTGATCATCGCCGGAAAGGTGCAGCAGGACGGGAAATTGGTTTCCGAGTCAGACGTGCAGGCAGCGCGCACCCTCGGCGCCACCGACCTCGAAATTCACGACACCGTTCTGATTGCTGCGGCGTTCTCGATGTACAACCGCTACGTCGACGGCCTCGCAACCGTGCAGCCGACCGATCCCGGAATGTATGAACAGATGGGAAAGCACCTGGCCGAAGAAGGCTACACCAAGCCCTCCATTCGTCAGCCGGTCGACGCGTAG
- a CDS encoding peroxidase-related enzyme (This protein belongs to a clade of uncharacterized proteins related to peroxidases such as the alkylhydroperoxidase AhpD.) — translation MPHIPLPPEHIGIRGAMAFRPDTARPLNDLVEILLTGPSTLTKGERELIATYVSSRNCTHFCASIHGAIAAAHFGGDEALVKQVKTDFTQADISLKLKALLVIAGKVQKDGKLVTTADVEAARNHGATDLEIHDTVLIAAAFCMYNRYVDGLGTVQPDDEALYRERGRMVARNGYVSTSKEYLGKAEEEVHS, via the coding sequence ATGCCTCATATTCCCCTCCCCCCAGAACACATCGGCATTCGCGGCGCCATGGCGTTTCGCCCTGACACCGCACGCCCTCTCAACGATCTCGTCGAGATCCTCCTCACCGGCCCCAGCACTCTCACCAAGGGTGAGCGCGAGCTCATCGCCACCTATGTTTCCAGCCGTAACTGCACCCACTTCTGCGCCAGCATTCACGGAGCCATCGCCGCCGCGCATTTCGGCGGAGACGAAGCGCTGGTGAAGCAAGTGAAGACCGACTTCACTCAAGCCGACATCAGTCTCAAACTCAAGGCACTCCTGGTGATTGCTGGAAAAGTACAGAAAGACGGAAAGCTCGTAACCACCGCCGACGTAGAAGCCGCGCGCAACCACGGCGCCACTGATCTCGAGATTCACGACACCGTTCTGATTGCCGCTGCATTTTGCATGTACAACCGCTATGTCGACGGACTCGGCACCGTGCAACCCGACGACGAAGCGCTCTATCGCGAACGTGGCCGCATGGTGGCCCGCAACGGATACGTCAGCACCAGCAAGGAATACCTCGGCAAAGCTGAGGAGGAAGTTCACAGCTGA
- a CDS encoding cytochrome c oxidase assembly factor Coa1 family protein, which produces MTEQRVCKILIAMMFINLLCVASVPALHESRAVTKILWLLIGGIIAGILYIRFNVSIKRRVGILSIGWGRAMIWMMLAFPAWFLPFFIVFDFEERRSSTCQEAVRELHESEMAKGLFGDSIQIGWPVEGQAGWDQKDLLIPVDGNRGSGWLRVVSTKTDGVWKNEQLVITSLDGKIHEDILNTTPSPQQR; this is translated from the coding sequence TTGACTGAACAACGCGTCTGCAAGATTTTGATCGCCATGATGTTCATAAACCTCCTGTGTGTTGCATCCGTACCTGCACTCCATGAAAGTCGGGCCGTCACAAAGATTCTCTGGCTGCTGATCGGCGGAATAATTGCAGGCATTCTATACATCCGATTTAACGTTTCAATCAAGAGAAGAGTTGGCATACTCTCGATCGGTTGGGGCCGGGCGATGATCTGGATGATGTTGGCGTTCCCCGCTTGGTTCCTTCCATTTTTCATCGTGTTCGATTTCGAGGAGCGTCGATCATCGACTTGCCAAGAGGCGGTCCGTGAATTGCACGAGTCTGAAATGGCGAAGGGACTATTCGGAGATTCAATACAGATCGGCTGGCCTGTTGAGGGGCAGGCGGGCTGGGATCAGAAAGATTTGCTCATTCCCGTCGATGGCAATCGAGGTAGCGGGTGGTTGCGAGTTGTTTCTACAAAGACGGACGGGGTTTGGAAAAATGAGCAGCTTGTGATCACTTCGCTCGATGGGAAGATCCACGAGGACATCCTGAACACCACTCCAAGTCCACAACAACGATGA